In Vidua chalybeata isolate OUT-0048 chromosome 9, bVidCha1 merged haplotype, whole genome shotgun sequence, a genomic segment contains:
- the CRYZ gene encoding quinone oxidoreductase, which yields MAATRSVMRAVRVFEFGGPEVLKLQSDVLVPVPKENQVLIKVHACGVNPVETYIRSGTYARKPALPYTPGSDVAGVIESVGEHVTAFKKGDRVFTLETLSGGYAEYAVAAANRVFPLPDKLDFRQGAAIGVPYFTAYRALFQKGCAKAGESVLVHGASGGVGLATCQIARACGLKVLGTAGTEEGMNMILRNGAHQAFNHRDPNYTERIKACTGPGGVDIIIEMLSNVNLDADLQLLSCAGRVMVVGCRGRIEINPRDTMSKESSIIGVSLFLATEEERRECATAVLDGIEAGWLKPVVGLEYPLEKAAKAHEDIICSSGAQGKMVLLL from the exons ATGGCAGCCACCAGGAGCGTGATGAGAGCTGTCCGAGTGTTTGAATTTGGTGGCCCTGAAGTGCTTAAACTCCAGTCAGATGTGTTAGTTCCTGTTCCAAAAGAAAACCAG gTATTAATTAAAGTCCATGCCTGTGGGGTGAATCCTGTTGAGACATATATTCGTTCTGGGACTTATGCCAGGAAACCGGCTTTACCCTACACTCCTGGCTCGGATGTGGCTGGGGTGATTGAGAGTGTTGGGGAGCACGTGACTGCGTTCAAG AAAGGTGACAGAGTTTTCACCCTTGAAACACTTTCTGGAGGATATGCAGAGTATGCAGTTGCTGCAGCCAACAGAGTCTTTCCTTTGCCAGACAAACTGGACTTCAGGCAGGGAGCAGCGATCGGAGTGCCCTACTTCACTGCCTACCGGGCCCTTTTCCAGAA AGGCTGTGCCAAAGCAGGGGAAAGCGTGCTGGTGCATGGTGCTAGTGGTGGG gTGGGACTAGCAACATGTCAGATTGCCAGAGCTTGTGGTTTGAAGGTTTTGGGTACTGCAGGAACTGAGGAGGGCATGAATATGATTCTGAGAAATGGTGCTCACCAAGCCTTTAATCACAGAGACCCGAATTACACTGAGAGAATTAAG GCATGCACAGGGCCGGGAGGAGTTGATATCATCATAGAAATGCTCTCTAATGTCAACCTGGATGCTGACTTGCAGCTCCTGTCCTGCGCAGGGAGGGTGATG GTTGTGGGCTGCAGAGGACGCATTGAGATAAACCCAAGAGACACAATGAGCAAGGAGTCCAGCATAATTGGAGTGAGTCTGTTTCTTGCAACTGAG GAGGAAAGGCGTGAATGTGCCACAGCAGTCCTTGATGGCATAGAAGCTGGCTGGCTGAAACCTGTTGTGGGCTTGGAATATCCCCTGGAGAAAGCAGCCAAGGCTCATGAAGACATTATTTGTAGCAGTGGTGCCCAAGGGAAGATGGTGCTCCTTCTGTAA
- the ERICH3 gene encoding glutamate-rich protein 3, producing the protein MSAPQPRLLETYNSLTDKHLVGYFSNARIRRHLQKSGLISRSGRIIPEKEYRLNAMRRDHQRYVQECLADAIFHKVLDTEHHHQLGIKRRLGYSARKEMMQPVKMEQLMGEVTHMYSPHPPVAPRNHHALCPLVSGERTGRSQRRAARLGVDCGGGHYSHYHRTKDPACCKVSSCRPNTAPGDTQQPPRLQPLLGWAAAGSVPKVSKQKCHALEHYQQFACGGGRSELQFRNPMEYMAGVSPYQLPVIKRRLRGRCVVPVPPPRPHVGDRCIPGIRRGLPVERWFHPTTGFNEQFLINNTNGFPKSPLCSNALVTMIYLGKSKHVSLRDWKDEIKVYQQYCGTENICVYKGDLLEGDTFQFISKRYLGFPFSLTFFLNGLQVDRLSCCCEYKGFQCKRPSRLRRKNTYFRVLHVAGAPPCYRCFLAMGLDKKLFPPKRKSRYDKRQQMCSCSPYCAHSQPCDSSMVQKSLTDSMSVTIPSHEVSVEATEETLETEEESSEEETEDQSNQETEDSQEDTSENEYDEDFEADEEVNEKGQTGDQMNGMSESSSDDKNHNLDYGKESEISSQKALQSSGNEKDESDGYSDDKDSEDDLQERRPADSLSSMRTQCSTETDSHAEMMADNVNGKEDCNIKSTSDSAAHAHYGNENGEKKLLRVEENQENSVLEKKGIDEAEKTKPEDLTAREDTRIFHENVMAMQHQNPEVNGEFKQTGSGESNMNEEEKCPPVPWESRVLNMEDGSEEAPWSEEGVVFDDSKPVQKETAKATGNYHPVNSDPEPGDLCANEEEKNAANTEHGASGAPDGGFLAEGRRSPDVQEAAGQAAREGAVTGPGQALEQDGAAEGDAGGGEAAGEAARAGDSLPQAGAGAALQESAPGEGAVAEEHPKGKGTGEAVQLGTEVSPGEQEVLVEGTEREVALGKLAAGGQGPAGALPGWQADRAVPQGQEGAGGTSEEEAAEEGFKAAGPPAEEGGEPESEAGESLGQGGSAGKDTMVGAVSEGEEAVEDADVAADGNAGAVGPEGEKAVEEDISEGEEAMGKPVALWEAPGDMETGAAMSGGEGFVKPNEFSQLKVSGEEWMEMGKAVAGAAVALEHAQALQRVEHTMEEFVEPDKGPVVEVAPGLGAQRGARADPVTEGSSQVEETPAAQEQEGAAEALWSRNPSEGSKAETERAVEGNPEGQAVGGSAREAGAGSGDEEEATDGAGSKEPAAGTERWLRCGQARGKERSPGEGVVGEAALPPPGRCGTRAGEPGLVAIAVLGGQTGRGALPGGPAGAGAGGVGTGAMAQEGVTGAVLGAQSRTGAAVAEEVSATGRAAIGEAGRAGEGLADAPVAAGRAVKQEAAGGCEGRGAMPAGAQGRQEAEREPGAVRIGSPGHRAMPGAQPGAQPAAETAPGTPARGDGGAAPRGRGGSAGGEGLCLGTQPQLAAPETGTARGKGGRQEEGMEQAAVKAEGEQPSPCENTSEGEVSGASASAGAAAGAGEPRKDSPVGESPGVLAAAAVGESSRQVSPAWVTAPSSPQADSYRRQGMHHLVPFLIHSLNVC; encoded by the exons atgagcgccccgcagccccg acTTCTTGAAACCTATAACAGTCTTACAGACAAACACCTGGTTGGATATTTCAGCAATGCCAGGATAAGACGACATCTTCAGAAATCAGGACTG ATCTCAAGGAGCGGAAGAATAATACCTGAGAAGGAATACCGTCTCAATGCTATGAGAAGGGACCACCAGAGATACGTCCAGGAGTGCTTGGCCGATGCCATATTTCATAAGGTCCTTGACACGGAG CATCATCATCAGCTGGGGATAAAAAGGAGACTTGGTTATTCTGCGAGGAAAGAGATGATGCAGCCAGTCAAG atgGAGCAATTGATGGGAGAAGTCACCCATATGTACTCCCCGCATCCCCCAGTCGCTCCGAGGAACCACCATGCGCTCTGTCCTTTGGTGTCTGGAGAACGCACTGGCCGCTCACAAAGG AGGGCAGCTAGACTTGGAGTTGATTGTGGTGGTGGACATTATTCTCATTATCACCGGACCAAGGATCCTGCCTGCTGTAAGGTG AGTTCCTGTCGACCAAATACAGCTCCAGGAGATACACAGCAGCCCCCTCGCCTCCAGCCCCTTcttggctgggctgcagcagggtctGTACCAAAGGTTTCCAAACAGAAATGCCATGCACTGGAACATTATCAGCAGTTTGCCTGTGGG gGTGGGAGGAGTGAGTTACAGTTTAGGAATCCAATGGAGTACATGGCTGGTGTGTCACCCTATCAGCTCCCTGTCATCAAGCGTCGTCTTCGTGGTCGTTGTGTGGTGCCAGTGCCACCTCCCCGCCCGCACGTAGGGGACAGGTGTATCCCTGGAATCAGGCGTGGGCTGCCTGTGGAGAGATGGTTTCATCCCACCACTGGATTCAATGAACAGTTTTTGATCAAT aataCCAATGGGTTCCCCAAGTCCCCATTATGCAGCAACGCTCTCGTCACCATGATCTACCTAGGAAAGAGTAAGCATGTGTCTCTCCGTGACTGGAAGGATGAAATCAAAGTCTATCAGCAGTACTGTGGAACAGAGAACATTTGTGTCTATAAAGGCGACCTGTTGGAAGGAG ACACCTTCCAGTTCATCTCCAAGAGGTATCTCGGTTTCCCGTTCAGCCTCACCTTTTTCCTCAACGGGCTCCAAGTTGACAGGCTGAGCTGTTGCTGTGAGTACAAAGGCTTCCAGTGCAAGAGGCCTTCCCGGCTGCGACGCAAAAACACCTACTTCAGGGTGCTCCATGTGGCAGGAGCACCTCCCTGCTACAG GTGCTTTCTTGCGATGGGTCTGGACAAAAAGCTGTTCCCTCCCAAGAGGAAGAGTAGGTACGATAAGAGGCAGCAAATGTGTTCCTGTTCTCCTTACTGTGCGCACAGCCAGCCGTGTGACAGCAGCATGGTGCAGAAATCACTGACAGACTCAATGTCAGTCACCATACCGAGTCATGAAGTAAGTGTGGAAGCTACTGAGGAAACACTGGAGACTGAAGAGGAGTCCAGTGAAGAAGAAACGGAAGACCAGTCTAATCAGGAGACCGAAGACAGTCAGGAGGACACCAGTGAAAATG AATATGATGAAGATTTTGAAGCGGATGAAGAAGTTAATGAAAAGGGACAGACTGGTGATCAAATGAATGGAATGTCAGAGTCATCCTCGGATGATAAAAACCATAATTTAGACTATGGAAAGGAGAGTGAAATCTCATCTCAGAAGGCACTGCAGTCCTCTGGCAATGAGAAAGATGAAAGTGACGGATATTCTGATGACAAGGACTCTGAAGATGATCTACAAG AGAGGAGGCCTGCAGACTCTCTCTCATCCATGAGAACTCAGTGCAGCACTGAGACTGACTCTCATGCTGAAATGATGGCAGACAATGTGAATGGCAAAGAGGACTGCAATATCAAAAGTACATCTGATAGTGCAGCACATGCACACTATGGAAATGAGAATGGGGAGAAGAAACTGCTCAGAGTGGAGGAAAATCAGGAGAATTCTGtgctggaaaagaaaggaatagatgaagcagaaaagacaaaaccagaagatCTAACAGCAAGGGAAGATACTAGAATTTTTCATGAAAACGTAATGGCAATGCAGCATCAAAATCCTGAGGTTAATGGGGAATTCAAACAGACTGGGTCAGGAGAAAGTAACATGAATGAGGAGGAGAAATGCCCTCCAGTGCCTTGGGAAAGCAGGGTATTGAACATGGAGGATGGCAGTGAAGAGGCTCCTTGGAGTGAGGAAGGAGTTG TTTTTGACGATAGCAAACCAGTCCAGAAGGAAACAGCAAAAGCAACCGGAAATTATCATCCTGTGAATTCTGACCCTGAGCCTGGTGATTTGTGTGCcaatgaggaagaaaagaacGCAGCAAATACAGAGCATGGTGCCAGTGGAG CACCAGATGGAGGTTTCCTGGCAGAAGGGAGGAGAAGCCCTGatgtgcaggaggcagcaggacaggcGGCACGAGAAGGGGCGGTGACAGGGCCGGGACAAGCCCTGGAGCAGGACGGTGCTGCCGAGGGAGATGCTGGTGGCGGAGAGGCCGCGGGAGAAGCTGCACGGGCGGGGGATTCGCTGCCCCAGGCAGGCGCGGGGGCTGCGCTGCAGGAATCCGCACCTGGGGAAGGCGCCGTGGCAGAGGAGCATCCCAAAGGAAAGGGAACAGGGGAGGCAGtacagctgggcacagaggtgtcacctggggagcaggaggtgctggtggAGGGGACGGAGAgagaggtggcactgggaaagctggcagctgggggacaggggccagctggggcactgccaggatggCAGGCAGACAGAGCCGTGccccaggggcaggagggggctgggggcacctctgaggaggaggctgcagaggaaggCTTCAAAGCAGCAGGGCCGCCAGCAGAGGAGGGGGGTGAACCAGAGTCCGAGGCAGGGGagtccctggggcagggagggtcTGCAGGGAAGGACACGATGGTGGGTGCTGTGTcagagggagaggaggctgTGGAGGATGCTGATGTGGCAGCAGATGGGAATGCCGGAGCTGTCGGCCCTGAAGGAGAAAAGGCTGTTGAAGAAGATATTTCTGAAGGGGAGGAGGCTATGGGGAAGCCTGTGGCTCTCTGGGAAGCACCAGGGGATATGGAAACAGGAGCAGCAATGTCTGGAGGGGAAGGGTTTGTAAAGCCAAATGAGTTTTCCCAGCTGAAAGTGTCAGGGGAAGAGTGGATGGAGATGGGGAAAGCTGTCGCAGGAGCAGCAGTAGCACTTGAGCATGCTCAGGCTCTCCAGAGAGTGGAGCACACGATGGAAGAGTTTGTGGAGCCTGACAAGGGTCCTGTAGTGGAAGTGGCACCGGGGTTAGGGGCACAGCGGGGTGCTCGGGCGGATCCTGTCACTGAAGGGTCATCACAGGTGGAGGAGACGCCAGCAGcgcaggagcaggagggtgcAGCAGAAGCACTTTGGAGTAGAAACCCGTCTGAGGGCAGCaaagcagagacagagagagcaGTGGAAGGAAACCCCGAAGGACAGGCGGTGGGAGGGTCTGCAAGGGAGGCCGGAGCGGGCTCGGGGGATGAAGAGGAAGCCACAGATGGAGCAGGTTCAAAGGAGCCGGCAGCTGGGACAGAGAGGTGGCTGAGGTGTGGACAAGcgagagggaaggagaggtcTCCCGGGGAGGGGGTGGTGGGCGAGGCGGCGCTGCCGCCCCCGGGGCGATGCGGGACCCGGGCGGGCGAGCCCGGGCTGGTGGCCATCGCTGTGCTGGGCGGCCAGACCGGGCGAGGAGCCCTGCCCGGGGGGCCGGcaggggccggggccggcggggtGGGCACAGGAGCGATGGCACAGGAGGGGGTgacaggagcagtgctgggagcacaaAGCAGGACAGGGGCGGCAGTGGCAGAGGAGGTGTCAGCCACGGGGAGGGCGGCGATCGGGGAGGCCGGGAGGGCCGGGGAAGGTCTGGCCGATGCACCTGTGGCTGCTGGGCGAGCGGtgaagcaggaggcagcaggagggtgCGAGGGGCGGGGGGCGATGCCGGCGGGAGCCCAGGGCCGGCAGGAGGCGGAGCGGGAGCCGGGCGCGGTGCGGATCGGGTCCCCAGGGCACCGAGCAATGCCGGGGGCACAGCCGGGGGCACAGCCGGCTGCAGAGACCGCCCCGGGCACCCCTGCCCGTGGGGACGGGGGAGCGGCACCGAGGGGGAGAGGAGGGTCCGCAGGAGGCgaggggctgtgcctgggcacccagccacagctggcagctcccGAGACAGGGACAGCGCGGGGCAAGGGCGGGCggcaggaggaggggatggagcaggcAGCGGTGAAAGCCGAGGGGGAACAGCCGAGTCCCTGTGAAAACACGAGCGAGGGCGAGGTGTCGGGTGCCTCGGCGAGTGCAGGGGCCGCTGCGGGAGCCGGGGAGCCGAGGAAGGACAGTCCCGTCGGAGAGAGCCCAGGTGTCCTGGCAGCCGCTGCCGTGGGCGAGAGTTCCCGTCAGGTGAGTCCTGCGTGGGTCActgcccccagcagcccccaggctgATTCCTATCGGAGACAGGGAATGCACCACCTCGTCCCATTCCTTATCCATTCCTTAAATGTCTGCTGA